A genomic segment from Peromyscus maniculatus bairdii isolate BWxNUB_F1_BW_parent chromosome 11, HU_Pman_BW_mat_3.1, whole genome shotgun sequence encodes:
- the Hlx gene encoding H2.0-like homeobox protein: MFAAGLAPFYASNFSLWSAAYCSSAGGPGGCSFPLDPAAVKKPSFCIADILHAGGVGEPGPAAEGLVGASAALTAHLGSVHPHASFQAAARSPLRPTPVVAPSEVPAGFPQRLSPLSAAYHQHLPQQQPTQQQQQSQQQPPPPPRAGSLQPPPASGTRVVPHHSGSAPAPSSKDLKFGIDRILSAEFDPKVKEGNTLRDLTSLLTGGRPAGVHLAGLQPSAAGQFFASLDPINEATAILSPLSSNPRNSVQHQFQDTFPGPYAVLTKDTMPQTYKRKRSWSRAVFSNLQRKGLEKRFEIQKYVTKPDRKQLAAMLGLTDAQVKVWFQNRRMKWRHSKEAQAQKDKDKEAIEKPSGGAPAEGELEERSPSRSEGEAESESSDSESLDMAPSDTERTEGTERSLHQTTVIKASAPGALITASSSASGGAFSFGSAGSLGSSHSGAGSANSLGGGCSELLPAHQPSVTSNPQSPEPAQAPLAGL, translated from the exons ATGTTCGCCGCCGGCCTGGCCCCCTTCTACGCTTCCAACTTCAGTCTCTGGTCGGCCGCTTACTGCTCCTCGGCCGGCGGCCCGGGCGGCTGCTCCTTCCCCTTGGACCCGGCCGCTGTCAAGAAGCCCTCTTTCTGCATCGCGGACATCCTGCACGCCGGCGGCGTCGGGGAGCCGGGGCCGGCGGCCGAGGGACTGGTGGGGGCTTCGGCCGCCCTCACCGCGCACTTGGGCTCCGTGCACCCGCACGCCTCCTTCCAAGCTGCCGCCAGATCCCCGCTACGTCCCACCCCGGTGGTGGCGCCCTCCGAAGTCCCGGCTGGCTTCCCTCAGCGGCTGTCCCCGCTCTCCGCTGCCTACCACCAGCATCTCCCGCAGCAACAACCAACGCAGCAGCAACAGCAGTCGCAGCAACAGCCTCCGCCTCCACCCCGGGCGGGCTCCCTGCAGCCACCGCCGGCTTCAGGGACGCGGGTGGTCCCCCACCATAGCGGCTCCGCCCCTGCCCCCTCCAGCAAAGACCTCAAATTTGGAATCGACCGAATTTTGTCTGCAGAATTTGACCCAAAAGTCAAGGAAGGCAACACGCTAAGAG ATCTCACGTCGCTGCTAACCGGTGGGCGGCCTGCAGGGGTGCACCTAGCTGGCCTACAGCCTTCGGCCGCCGGACAGTTCTTCGCATCTCTAGATCCCATTAACGAGGCGACTGCTATCCTCAGCCCCTTAAGCTCCAACCCAAGAAATTCTGTTCAGCATCAATTCCAGGACACATTTCCAG GTCCCTATGCTGTGCTCACCAAGGACACCATGCCGCAGACGTACAAGCGGAAGCGCTCGTGGTCCCGCGCGGTCTTTTCCAATCTGCAAAGGAAAGGCCTGGAGAAGAGGTTTGAGATCCAGAAGTATGTGACGAAGCCGGACCGGAAGCAGCTGGCAGCCATGCTGGGACTCACAGACGCACAG GTGAAAGTGTGGTTCCAGAACCGGAGGATGAAGTGGCGACACTCCAAGGAGGCTCAGGCGCAGAAGGACAAGGACAAGGAAGCCATCGAAAAGCCTTCAGGGGGAGCCCCCGCCGAGGGCGAACTGGAAGAGAGAAGCCCCAGCCGATCCGAGGGCGAGGCCGAGAGCGAGAGTAGTGACTCGGAGTCCCTGGACATGGCCCCCAGCGACAcggaacggactgagggtactGAGCGGTCCCTGCACCAAACTACGGTCATCAAGGCCTCCGCCCCGGGCGCCCTCATCACAGCTAGCAGCAGCGCGAGCGGTGGCGCCTTCAGCTTCGGCAGCGCCGGCAGCCTGGGTAGCAGCCACAGCGGCGCGGGGAGCGCCAACAGCCTTGGCGGCGGCTGCTCGGAGCTGCTCCCGGCTCACCAGCCTTCAGTCACCAGCAATCCCCAGAGCCCGGAGCCTGCCCAAGCCCCGCTTGCAGGCTTATAG